From a single Apium graveolens cultivar Ventura chromosome 2, ASM990537v1, whole genome shotgun sequence genomic region:
- the LOC141708494 gene encoding NADH dehydrogenase [ubiquinone] flavoprotein 2, mitochondrial gives MLRRLATQRLAQIRHAFNPNSQTTSRCFSTALNYHIDTPDNKTDLPWEFSAKNQEKVKEILSHYPSNYKQSAVIPLLDLAQQQHGGWLPVSAMNAVAKVIEVAPIRVYEVATFYSMFNRAKVGKYHLLVCGTTPCMIRGSRDIESALLKHLGVKRNEVTKDGLFSVGEMECMGSCVNAPMITVADYSNGSEGYTYNYYEDVTPQRVVEIVEAFRRGEKPPRGTQNAKRINSGPEGGNTTLLGEPKPPSCRDLDAC, from the exons ATGCTGAGACGACTCGCCACTCAGCGTCTAGCTCAGATCCGCCATGCTTTTAACCCCAATTCTCAG ACTACTTCTCGATGTTTCTCCACTGCCTTGAACTAT CACATTGATACACCCGATAACAAAACCGACCTTCCGTGGGAGTTCAGCGCTAAAAACCAAGAAAAG GTCAAGGAAATCTTATCTCATTATCCCTCTAACTACAAGCAATCTGCAGTCATTCCTTTGTTGGATCTTGCTCAGCAGCAACATGGAGGGTGGCTTCCTGTGTCAGCAATGAATGCA GTGGCGAAGGTCATCGAAGTTGCTCCTATTCGTGTATATGAAGTTGCAACATTCTATTCGATGTTTAATAGAGCAAAG GTGGGAAAGTACCATCTTTTAGTTTGTGGCACGACACCTTGTATGATACGTGGCTCACGCGATATTGAATCAGCATTACTAAAGCACTTGGGGGTAAAACGCAACG AAGTAACAAAGGACGGCTTGTTTTCTGTTGGAGAAATGGAATGCATG GGAAGTTGTGTAAATGCCCCCATGATAACTGTAGCTGACTATTCAAATGGTTCTGAAGGGTACACCTATAATTATTAT GAAGATGTTACTCCACAACGAGTTGTAGAGATAGTTGAAGCTTTTAGAAGAGGAGAGAAGCCACCG CGTGGCACTCAAAATGCTAAGCGCATCAACTCTGGTCCCGAAGGAGGGAACACTACATTGCTAGGAGAGCCTAAGCCGCCATCATGCCGGGATCTAGATGCGTGCTAA
- the LOC141708495 gene encoding V-type proton ATPase subunit F-like, whose protein sequence is MANRGQIPSKNSALIAMIADEDTITGFLLAGVGNVDIRRKTNYLIVDSKTTVKQIEDSFKEFTAREDIAIVLVSQYVANMIRFLVDSYNKPIPAILEIPSKDHPYDPAHDSVLSRVKYLFSSESVASDRR, encoded by the exons ATGGCGAATAGAGGTCAAATCCCGTCTAAAAATTCTGCGTTGATCGCAATGATTGCGGATGAG GACACGATAACTGGGTTTCTACTTGCTGGAGTTGGAAATGTTGACATTAGGCGGAAAACAAATTACCTTATTGTGGACTCAA AAACTACTGTCAAACAAATTGAAGATTCATTCAAAGAGTTTACAGCAAGAGAGGACATTGCGATAGTCTTGGTCAGTCAATAT GTTGCCAACATGATTAGGTTTCTGGTTGATAGCTACAACAAACCAATTCCAGCAATTTTGGAGATTCCTTCCAAGGATCATCCATATGATCCTGCGCATGATTCAGTTCTTTCTCGAGTGAAGTATCTCTTCTCTTCTGAATCAGTGGCATCTGACAGGCGTTAA